CCGCTGGAAGGGGTGTCTCTTAACAGTCTTCGCCATGCCTATGCCAGTGAGGTGCGTATCCAGTGGGGCAGTACGTGTAGCAACTCCGCCTGCAGGGCGAAGCCGTTGTCATCTTCAGAGCGTTGCAGGGCCTGCGTGATAAAGTCAGTGATGGGCAGATTCTGTTGTTTCAGTTCCAGCACGTAGTCCTGCAGTTCCTTTGGCCGCGGTCCCCAGCTTCCCAGAGGCTGCAGCGTATCGGCGTGCAGGGCAATGAGCTTGGGAATGCTTTTCCCGCCGTTGGTCAGGTAAGCGTCCATGACCTGGGGCTGCTCTGTGCGCAGAATGGTCCTGAGGGTAATGTGCGTTGATTGCTCCGCGATGGCGGCCAGCACCGGCACATGGATGGCGGCATCCCCGCACCAGGCCTCTGTGAGCACCAGCCACAGCTGCGGCTGCGGCAGGCTTTGCACCTGCTCTACCAGGTCCTGGTTCAGGGGCGACTGGTAGGTGCGCTCCATAATGGCCAGGTTGTCTTTGGTGAGTTGGGCCAGAAAGGCAGATTGCTCCAGCCCGGTGGTTTTCTCCTGGGCCACGGCCTCCTGTACCAGTTGCAAATATTCTGAGTAGGAGAGGCTCTGGGCCACTACCTCTGGGGTAATCACATTGAATTGCGCTTCCTGCATACGTCCTTGTCTTTCCGTCTGTAAAGCAGACCTGGCCGCGAAGATACGGCAAAGCCTGCTTCTTGCCTAAACCCATGGTCTGGCTATTGTACAAAAACAAAAGACCCGGGCGTTTCCCGGGTCTTTTGCTGAAAACAGGCCTAAAACGGCTGGTTTCCTTTTGTAAACGCAAAAAAAATTACTCGCCTTTCTTGGCGTCTTTCACGTCATCTGCCAGGCTGGCGTCTCCTCGGTAGCCTTCCAGCGTGCTGGCGTTGGGCTGGTTGTTCCTGAACTCCTTATCAGAGCTGTCGGCGCCGCGGGTGTCTGAGCTATTGGCGTTAGAGCCCTGCGGGCTATTGGCCTCTGGATGGAACTTGGCTTTTTTGGCGCCGCCGCCGTGGCCTTCACTTGACGGAACGTTCTCGCCGCGGGTGTTATCGGCGCCGCCCGGTACCGGACCATCCTGAAAATGTGGTTTGTTAGTGCTTTCCTCGGTGCCTTGGTTACGCATGCTGTTGGGCCGTCCGCTTACGCCCGGGCCTGTGCTGCTGTTGGGGTTTTGAGGATGCTGGTGGTCCATGTGCTCCTGATCCTTGCGGGCGTGGGGGTGCGACTGCGTTTCAGGGGAACCTTCAAACGGAGGGTTATTATTATGGCGGTTGCTGTTGTTGAGGTTGTCATCCTGGCTTTGGATGTCCTGCCAGCTATTGTCCTGGTTGGGTCTGTTTTGTTTCGGGCTGTTATCGCTTCCTTTGGTCATGGCTCTTTCTCCTTATGGTTAAATAGTTTGAGATATTGCTTCTGCTCTGGCTATAGGCGCAGAGTACACTCTTGTACGGTGGTGGTAAAACTTTGGGTTAGGAGGAGTCTCAATTCTGCACCCAGTGCAGCTGGTTTATTAGAATAGGAACAACAGCCAGGGGTGGTTAACTCAAAACCAGAGAAGCGCGTACTACCTGCTACAAGGCAACTACCGCATACTTGCCGCAGACTGTTTAAACAGAACTTACTACCATGAAAAAGCAAATAAAGACCTGTAAACGCCTTGCCTATACATTACTTGTAGGAGGCGCCCTGCTAACCGGTACCGCCGCCTGCAGCACCGGCACAGATAAAGGGGAAGTGAACGTAGAGGAAAGCGACTTTAAAGACAAAAGCCCCACTGAGCATAACGCTGAAGGCACCTCAGACAATACCGAGGACGTGAAAGACGAGCGCAACCCTGCCAACCAGAAGATCTATGATGAACAGCAGGAGAAAATGAGGAACCGCAATGACAGTACCCAGGAGCAAGGGTTTGGCGCTGCGGCTAAGACCCAGAATAAAAAAGACCAATAGTCTCTTGATTGCATTAAACAGAAAAGCCTGCCTCTTAAGGGGCAGGCTTTTCTGTTTTGGGGCTATTTTTCGAAAAACGGGCCTAAAACAGCTTATCTGAAATAAAAGCCGTTGGGCAAGATACGTACCTGGAACGAGTCAATAGCGGCTCCGCCGGTAGGCTGATAACGCACGGCCCAGCCATTGGAAGAATAACCGCCCACCCCTAGGTAGAGCGTTCCGGTTTCGGGGTCAATGCCCAGGCCGTAAGGGTCGCGGTGCAGAAGGGGGGTAGTGGAGGCCGCGGTGGCGCTGGTAGACATGGCATATAGCTTGCCGTTGTAAGAATAAAATAAAGTGTTTTTAGCGCCATTAATCACCAATTGCCCGGCGCTGCTGGTTCCTGCCGGGAAGTTGAAAGTGGTAAGGGCATTATTATTGGCTGGGTCGATTTTAACCAAAGCCCCGGGACCGGAATAACCGCCTCTTAAAACCCAGATTTTATTGTTGCCATCCAGCACCAGGTGTTTGGGGGCTTGTCCTACGGTAAGGGTGGTTTCCACTTCATCAGAGGTGGTATTGATGACCGAAACCGTGTTGCCATCACTGTTGGCCACGTATAGTTTTCCGTTGTAAAGCAACAGTCCTTCCGGCAACAGACCTACGTTAATGGTTTTGGTAACGGTGTTGGTAGCCAGGTTCAGGACAGATACCCGGCCCGTGCCGGTATATCCCTGAAAGCCATACCCCACATATTCGGTCACGTAGGCTTTGGTGGCATTAAGGGCCGCCATGTACCGGGGAATTTTCAAGCCATTGATTACGCCAACAGAGGCAAAGGTGTTGGCATTGACTACCTCAATTTTCTCACTGTTGTTCACCGCTATATAGGCCTTGTCTCCTACAAACATTATGGACTGGCCGGCATCGCCCAGAGGACGGCCGTTTACTTGTTTGAACACTTCTGGCGAAAAGGTCTTAGCATCGCGGGAGAGGTAGCTCACCTCAGAGGTAGGGGTGCCAAAGCCGCCTTCGTTCAGGATAAAGACCCCTTTTTCATAGGCGCCCTTTGGGGCTTCATTGGGCTCGTCCTCCTTGTCGCAAGAAGTCAGGAAAAGGCCTCCCAGCAAAAGGAAGGGAAGATACTTTTTAAGCATGGGTACTTTCATAGTTGATGGTGGATAGAAGAAGAAAACATATTGAATTAAGGGTGTGTGGCCCATTTAAGGGAGAGTGATAGCCTGAATGAACGGGACGGCATAGCCCGGAACGCCATGGTCTGGTAGGTGGTATTGGTAAGGTTCTGCACATGGGCCATGAGTTGCGCCTCCATAGTGCGCCAGGTAAAGGCCTTTCCCAGACTGGCATTGGCCAGGGCATAGGCAGCAAGCCAGTTGTTGTTGTCATTATCTGAGAAGCGCCTATCAGTAAAGGCGGCATCCATAGACAGCCACCACGTCTGGAACCGAGCTTCGGCCCAGCCGGCTACCTTGTGTTTGGGCACATAGAAAAGTTGGCGGTTGATGAAGTGCGCCCGCGCGTCTGGCAGTTTCTGCTGCGAGATGGTGTAGGCATAGGCGGCCCCGGCAGACAAGGCTGTTTTCTCTGATGCCTGGTAATGCCAGCGCGAATCCAGTTCGGCGC
This Rufibacter radiotolerans DNA region includes the following protein-coding sequences:
- a CDS encoding thioredoxin family protein, with the protein product MQEAQFNVITPEVVAQSLSYSEYLQLVQEAVAQEKTTGLEQSAFLAQLTKDNLAIMERTYQSPLNQDLVEQVQSLPQPQLWLVLTEAWCGDAAIHVPVLAAIAEQSTHITLRTILRTEQPQVMDAYLTNGGKSIPKLIALHADTLQPLGSWGPRPKELQDYVLELKQQNLPITDFITQALQRSEDDNGFALQAELLHVLPHWIRTSLA
- a CDS encoding YncE family protein, whose amino-acid sequence is MLKKYLPFLLLGGLFLTSCDKEDEPNEAPKGAYEKGVFILNEGGFGTPTSEVSYLSRDAKTFSPEVFKQVNGRPLGDAGQSIMFVGDKAYIAVNNSEKIEVVNANTFASVGVINGLKIPRYMAALNATKAYVTEYVGYGFQGYTGTGRVSVLNLATNTVTKTINVGLLPEGLLLYNGKLYVANSDGNTVSVINTTSDEVETTLTVGQAPKHLVLDGNNKIWVLRGGYSGPGALVKIDPANNNALTTFNFPAGTSSAGQLVINGAKNTLFYSYNGKLYAMSTSATAASTTPLLHRDPYGLGIDPETGTLYLGVGGYSSNGWAVRYQPTGGAAIDSFQVRILPNGFYFR